Proteins encoded by one window of Tubulanus polymorphus chromosome 7, tnTubPoly1.2, whole genome shotgun sequence:
- the LOC141908577 gene encoding anaphase-promoting complex subunit 2-like, with protein sequence MDEAWASIESSLDPNKDFLDFTEEKVVNSVKLLQNEGLAYVIEEWFFETVQQELRTNVGPNFWIYFHERNSRSGCGGDGGDIIELFHDVVSKLYEQLSKFQRRIPMLNKIRGCLRGDSSVALDEDFVTKKVQGFYKAIMFYCTTKCFDDVVEQFYSTAFRVFKHQDKHLEAADVSTGSEADLLQCPGCYQDIDECHCQQILDKFNTVNLLLNKVGLLERICGESITIISHKQISQHIENTCKGNFESSYVGILENWLDVKVIGWFSHIYQSSRIDIDVSSFKSRLQHFLYETFANSLIDQLFNVIIEFPESEPAVVDLKLCLEKTDLRSQLVTSLKSALETRLLHPGVNTSDILTAYISAIRALRVLDHTGVVLELVCEPVRKYLRNRDDTVRCIVSSLTEDGSSDLSDELIKGQPLVLDESYHSDDENDDWENWMPDPVDADPAKTSKSRRTSDIISMLVNIYGSKELFVNEYRNLLADRILTQFSYDTEKEIRYLELLKLRFGEAQLHYCEVMLKDVADSRRINSNIADESAKNTTDDLKNMVPINTMVLSAQFWPTFREEKLQLPPPWNSSLENYTKSFEMLKGNRSLSWKPHLGLMNIDIELKDKKLNLNVSPVQATILWHFQEQEKWTLDGLSAVMHMPVSALRRKITFWQSQGILKEESADTFILIEEHKGRHHDIIPLEEDEMESAMASSEDQREEELQVYWSYVVGMLTNLESLPLDRIHSMLKMFAVNPTTTECSIPELKEFLDRKVKEQKLVYSGGVYRLAKS encoded by the exons ATGGACGAGGCTTGGGCCAGTATTGAATCGAGTTTAGATCCTAACAAG GATTTTCTTGACTTTACGGAGGAGAAAGTTGTGAACTCCGTCAAACTGTTACAAAACGAAGGACTCGCTTACGTCATCGAGGAATGGTTTTTCGAAACTGTTCAACAAGAACTCCGTACGAACGTCGGCCCGAATTTCTGGATATATTTCCACGAGCGTAACTCGCGGTCCGGCTGCGGTGGTGACGGCGGTGACATCATCGAACTGTTTCACGACGTCGTTTCGAAACTCTACGAACAATTGTCGAAATTTCAGCGTCGGATTCCGATGTTGAATAAAATACGCGGGTGTTTACGCGGCGACTCATCCGTCGCTCTAGATGAAGACTTTGTCACGAAGAAGGTGCAAGGATTTTACAAGGCGATCATGTTTTATTGTACAACGAAATGTTTCGATGATGTCGTCGAACAATTTTACAGCACAGCATTTAGAGTTTTCAAACATCAAGATAAACATTTAGAAG CTGCTGATGTTAGTACTGGTTCGGAGGCTGACCTGTTACAGTGTCCCGGCTGTTACCAGGATATCGACGAATGTCACTGTCAACAAATCCTCGATAAATTCAACACAGTCAACCTGCTACT gaataaagTTGGATTGTTGGAGAGAATATGTGGTGAATCAATTACAATCATCAGTCATAAACAGATTTCGCAACATATCGAAAACACGTGTAAAGGAAACTTCGAAAGTTCCTACGTTGGAATTTTGGAAAAT tggtTAGATGTAAAAGTGATCGGATGGTTTTCGCATATTTATCAATCGAGTCGAATCGACATCGACGTCAGTTCGTTTAAAAGTCGTCTGCAGCACTTTCTCTACGAGACGTTCGCCAACTCGCTCATCGATCAACTGTTCAACGTTATCATCGAGTTTCCCGAGTCGGAGCCGGCCGTCGTCGATTTGAAACTGTGTCTCGAAAAGACGGATCTTCGCAGTCAACTGGTAACGTCTCTCAAGTCGGCTTTAGAAACAAGGCTTCTTCATCCAG GAGTGAATACATCCGATATATTGACGGCTTATATCAGCGCTATACGAGCCCTACGTGTATTAGATCATACGGGAGTCGTGTTGGAATTAGTCTGTGAACCAGTACGGAAATATCTCAG AAATCGTGATGACACGGTTCGATGTATCGTATCGAGTTTAACAGAAGACGGAAGTTCGGATTTGTCCGACGAACTCATTAAGGGACAACCCCTCGTGCTAGATGAAAGTTACCACAGCGACGACGAAAACGATGACTGGGAGAACTGGATGCCAGACCCAGTGGATGCTGATCCAG CTAAAAcgtcgaaaagtcgacgaacATCTGATATTATCAGTATGCTCGTTAATATTTACGGTAGTAAGGAGTTATTCGTGAATGAATATCGCAATCTGCTCGCCGATCGCATTCTAACGCAGTTCAGCTACGACACCGAGAAAGAGATTCGTTACCTGGAACTTCTGAAGTTACGTTTCGGCGAAGCTCAGTTGCACTACTGTGAGGTGATGTTGAAAGATGTGGCAGACTCGCGGCGTATCAATAGCAATATCGCTGACGAATCAGCTAAAAATACAACTGATGATCTGAAAAAT ATGGTTCCCATAAACACAATGGTTTTGTCGGCGCAATTCTGGCCGACGTTCCGTGAAGAGAAACTGCAGCTTCCACCGCCGTGGAATTCATCGCTTGAAAACTATACTAAATCATTCGAAATGCTGAAAGGAAATCGATCGTTGAGCTGGAAACCGCATTTAG GTCTGATGAATATTGATATCGAATTGAAAGATAAGAAGTTGAATCTCAATGTGTCGCCAGTTCAAGCTACGATACTCTGGCATTTTCAAGAACAGG AGAAATGGACGTTAGACGGTTTAAGCGCGGTGATGCACATGCCCGTGTCGGCATTGCGGcgtaaaatcacattctggcAAAGTCAAGGAATACTGAAAGAGGAATCGGCTGATACGTTCATACTGATCGAAGAACACAAAGGAAGGCATCACGATATAATACCGCTCGAAGAGGATGAAATGGAATCGGCGATGGCCTCGTCGGAAGATCAACGCGAAGAAGAACTACAG GTTTACTGGTCATACGTTGTCGGAATGTTGACGAATTTAGAATCGTTGCCGTTAGACCGAATTCATTCGATGTTGAAAATGTTCGCCGTCAATCCCACGACGACCGAATGCAGTATTCccgaattgaaagaatttctCGACCGCAAAGTAAAAGAACAAAAACTTGTCTATTCAGGCGGTGTTTATCGGTTGGCTAAATCATAA
- the LOC141908670 gene encoding uncharacterized protein LOC141908670: MTNLIELASTCFRTFIDGLELLGNIVGFVLRVNYIVVVSTIEGIVSIAAAAKKSVCTFAFACVDTVDSAFRLCQDVINLLTDFVNFVVSFAQSCISLAELICCCIWNAGVVVWNATHRICLAGNSHFSVVYETIESGSSLLVNTFLRACGHAYEYAAFLSDAARRNAYATLTAAILCLRQCMYYVLNYASALTDAAFQKVVAAIEVCEIGASRLFANLSRTSVGLCESVYASVSHVYTVVLPGIPLDVYATVAILLLVVVLHRCASEHLEARGFSFPSLNVFTRTDARHAQTHRVADEVTESDRDNSDEDDEFTQQQTRHETCPVLNPSEMSQSELTRALEQEQDRQLCVICRCEPKSVLLLPCRHMCLCGVCARHISRSTHYNQRICPLCRSQLEAVMNVYV, from the coding sequence ATGACGAACCTAATCGAGTTAGCGTCGACATGCTTTCGAACGTTCATCGACGGACTCGAACTGCTCGGCAACATTGTCGGTTTCGTGCTTCGCGTCAACTACATCGTCGTCGTGAGCACAATAGAGGGCATCGTTTCGATTGCCGCAGCCGCGAAAAAATCCGTCTGCACGTTCGCGTTCGCCTGCGTCGACACGGTGGACTCGGCGTTTCGTTTGTGTCAGGACGTCATCAATTTACTGACAGATTTCGTAAATTTCGTCGTTAGTTTCGCGCAGTCGTGTATTTCGTTGGCGGAGTTGATTTGTTGTTGTATTTGGAACGCGGGTGTCGTCGTGTGGAATGCCACACACAGAATTTGTTTGGCCGGTAATTCGCATTTTTCCGTCGTTTATGAGACAATCGAATCTGGGTCTAGTTTACTGGTGAACACGTTTTTACGCGCGTGCGGTCACGCTTACGAATACGCGGCGTTTCTCTCGGATGCCGCTCGACGAAACGCCTATGCGACTCTGACGGCGGCCATCTTGTGTTTAAGACAGTGCATGTATTACGTGTTGAATTATGCGTCCGCGCTTACAGACGCCGCATTTCAGAAGGTGGTCGCTGCGATCGAAGTTTGCGAAATCGGTGCTTCAAGACTCTTCGCGAATTTATCTCGCACATCTGTCGGTTTATGCGAGTCGGTTTATGCCTCGGTGTCGCATGTTTATACGGTCGTGCTGCCCGGAATTCCGTTGGACGTTTACGCCACAGTCGCCATATTACTGTTAGTCGTCGTTTTACACCGGTGCGCGTCGGAGCATTTAGAAGCTCGCGGATTCAGCTTCCCATCGTTGAACGTGTTCACGCGAACCGACGCGCGGCATGCGCAAACTCATAGAGTAGCGGACGAGGTGACCGAATCGGATCGTGACAATTCCGACGAGGACGATGAGTTCACTCAGCAGCAGACGCGTCACGAAACCTGCCCGGTTTTGAATCCGAGCGAAATGTCTCAATCGGAGCTCACCCGAGCTCTCGAACAGGAACAGGATCGACAGTTGTGCGTGATATGTCGTTGCGAGCCGAAATCAGTGCTACTTCTGCCGTGTAGACACATGTGCCTGTGCGGGGTTTGCGCCAGACACATCAGCCGTTCAACTCATTACAATCAACGAATATGTCCTCTCTGTCGGTCGCAGTTGGAGGCAGTTATGAATGTTTACGTGTAA